The Sylvia atricapilla isolate bSylAtr1 chromosome 10, bSylAtr1.pri, whole genome shotgun sequence genome contains a region encoding:
- the FYTTD1 gene encoding UAP56-interacting factor, whose protein sequence is MRGPGWRRSDLKEAAMNAFGATAPLPGSSAAAGTRHGGGESLEKIDMSLDDIIKLNKKEERKQYSPKIKRGLQQNRAQQFSSQGSKWGIQQQKGYGKNRLGHRKKIAGKKRSYGVITGLAAKKAVGSHKGISPLNRQPLSEKNAQRNYQVLKRKTNLQRQSEMQRKQASALRRPTLLNRRNNMPSTFVRIGNKLNQQKDTRQATFLFRRGLKVQAQVQSTDDLDNQTVKRTRQWRTSTTSGGILTVSIDNPGAIISPISQKLRLTRSPVPPFLMKRDQSEEKKIPKGVPLQFDINSVGKQTGMTLNERFGILKEQRTALSQNKGSRFVTVG, encoded by the exons ATGCGCGGGCCCGGCTGGAGGCGGTCCGATCTGAAGGAGGCGGCCATGAACGCGTTCGGGGCTACGGCACCGCTCCCGGGCTCCTCGGCCGCGGCGGGGACCCGGCACGGCGGCGGCGAGAGCCTGGAGAAGATCGACATGTCCCTGG ATGATATAATCAAGCTGaacaagaaagaagagagaaagcaatattctcccaaaataaaaagagggCTTCAGCAGAATCGAGCTCAACAGTTCAGTTCACAAGGCTCCAAGTGGGGAATCCAACAGCAGAAAG GTTATGGTAAGAATCGTTTGGGGCACCGAAAGAAGATAGCAGGGAAGAAGCGTTCTTATGGAGTTATAACTGGCCTGGCAGCCAAGAAAGCTGTGGGTTCACACAAAGGGATCAGTCCTCTCAACAGACAGCCACTGAGTGAGAAG AATGCACAGCGGAATTACCAGgtcttgaaaaggaaaacaaacctgcagagacaatctgaaatgcagagaaaacaagCTTCTGCCCTCAGGAGGCCTACCCTGCTAAACAGGAG GAATAACATGCCATCCACATTTGTCAGAATTGGAAACAAACTAAATCAGCAGAAGGATACTCGTCAAGCAACTTTCCTGTTTAGAAGAGGCCTGAAG GTGCAGGCCCAAGTGCAGTCAACAGATGATCTTGATAATCAGACAGTAAAGAGAACTCGTCA ATGGCGAACTTCTACCACAAGTGGAGGGATCCTGACTGTGTCTATTGACAACCCAGGAGCAATCATAAGCCCAAT CTCCCAGAAATTACGATTAACTCGTAGTCCTGTGCCACCATTTTTGATGAAGAGGGACCAATCTGAAGAGAAGAAGATTCCAAAAGGGGTTCCACTGCAGTTTGATATAAATAGTGTTGGAAAACAG acagGGATGACGTTGAACGAACGATTTGGGATCCTGAAGGAGCAGAGGACAGCACTGTCTCAGAACAAAGGAAGCCGTTTTGTAACAGTGGGCTAA